The proteins below come from a single Caulobacter segnis ATCC 21756 genomic window:
- the cysK gene encoding cysteine synthase A: MDDASSLYDAARFKRAGRGKVYDSIIDTIGDTPLVRLPRLSAELKPKGEVLAKLEFFNPISSVKDRIGVSMIESLEAQGILKPGSTIVEPTSGNTGIALAFVAAAKGYKLTLVMPESMSIERRKMLLLLGAKLELTPAEKGMRGAVARAQELIEATPGAVMPQQFENSANPLIHRVSTAEEIWNDTAGAVDAVVSGVGTGGTITGVGQVLKARKPSLKMVAVEPEASPVLSGGAPGPHKIQGIGAGFVPGVLDRGVIDDIVQVSNDDAFAMARRAAAVEGLPVGISSGAALVAAFDLALRDEYKGKTIVTIIPSFAERYLSTALFDGL; the protein is encoded by the coding sequence ATGGACGACGCTTCCTCCCTCTATGACGCCGCCCGCTTCAAGCGCGCGGGGCGCGGCAAGGTCTACGACTCGATCATCGATACGATCGGCGACACGCCGCTCGTGCGCCTGCCCCGTCTGTCGGCCGAGCTGAAGCCCAAGGGCGAAGTCCTCGCCAAGCTGGAATTCTTCAACCCGATCTCCTCGGTCAAGGACCGGATCGGCGTCTCGATGATCGAGTCGCTCGAGGCCCAGGGCATCCTGAAGCCCGGCTCCACGATCGTCGAACCCACCAGCGGCAATACCGGCATCGCCCTGGCCTTCGTGGCGGCGGCCAAGGGCTACAAGCTGACGCTCGTCATGCCGGAAAGCATGTCGATCGAGCGCCGCAAGATGCTGCTGCTGCTGGGCGCCAAGCTGGAGCTGACTCCGGCCGAGAAGGGCATGCGCGGCGCGGTCGCCCGGGCCCAGGAACTCATCGAAGCCACGCCCGGCGCGGTCATGCCCCAGCAGTTCGAAAACAGCGCCAATCCGCTGATCCACCGGGTTTCGACGGCCGAAGAGATCTGGAACGACACCGCCGGGGCGGTGGACGCGGTGGTCTCGGGAGTCGGCACGGGCGGCACCATCACTGGCGTCGGCCAAGTGCTGAAGGCCCGCAAGCCGTCGCTGAAGATGGTGGCGGTCGAACCTGAGGCCTCGCCGGTGCTGTCGGGCGGCGCGCCGGGCCCACACAAGATCCAGGGCATTGGCGCGGGCTTCGTGCCGGGCGTGCTGGATCGCGGCGTGATCGACGACATCGTCCAGGTCAGCAATGACGACGCCTTCGCCATGGCCCGCCGCGCGGCGGCCGTCGAAGGTCTGCCTGTCGGCATCAGCTCGGGCGCGGCGCTGGTGGCGGCGTTCGATCTGGCCTTGCGCGACGAGTACAAGGGCAAGACGATCGTCACGATCATTCCCAGCTTCGCCGAACGCTACCTGTCGACCGCGCTGTTCGACGGGCTCTAG
- a CDS encoding very short patch repair endonuclease, with protein MTDVYDKEKRSAVMARVGSKDTSPEMAVRRMLTRLGARYRLHRKDLPGSPDIVLPGRKLAIFVHGCFWHGHDCARGARVPKANRDYWLAKVARNTARDEKAAAALGAEGWAVETIWECELKDEAGLADRLASRLALTSRDSAP; from the coding sequence TTGACCGACGTCTACGACAAGGAAAAGCGCTCCGCCGTCATGGCGCGGGTCGGGAGTAAGGACACATCGCCGGAAATGGCGGTGCGCCGGATGCTCACCCGCCTGGGCGCCCGCTATCGTCTGCATCGGAAGGACCTGCCCGGCAGTCCCGACATCGTCCTGCCGGGTCGCAAGCTGGCCATCTTCGTCCACGGCTGCTTCTGGCACGGCCACGACTGCGCGCGGGGCGCTCGTGTCCCCAAGGCCAATCGCGACTACTGGCTGGCCAAGGTCGCCCGTAACACGGCGCGCGACGAGAAGGCCGCGGCGGCCTTGGGCGCCGAAGGCTGGGCCGTGGAGACCATCTGGGAATGTGAGTTGAAGGACGAGGCTGGCCTTGCTGATCGCCTGGCCAGCCGGCTCGCGCTGACCTCCAGGGACTCCGCCCCCTAA
- a CDS encoding DNA cytosine methyltransferase, with the protein MNRNPRPTFLEFFAGGGMARIGLGNGWTCAFANDFDPVKAATYRANFGADEGHFQQGDVFALSAETLPTADLAWASSPCQDFSLAGARAGLAGGKSSAFFGFWTLMKAMSAEERAPPVIVIENVVGLLTSHHGDDFNALCGALSQEGYRFGAVEIDASAFVPQSRPRVFVIATRLPTAGLEGASGFHSRAIREAAARLPEDLKAHWIWWGVPSPPARNTDLAAMLEPDTAVTWNPPERTEALLALMALSHRQAVEARIQAGGRSVGAVFRRMRGGQQRAEVRFDGLAGCLRTPRGGSSRQTLLVIDEGRVRSRLLTPREGARLMGLPDSYQLPASQTSGLQVVGDGVAVPAVRWLAETLLEPLVYSKTASLAAE; encoded by the coding sequence ATGAATCGAAACCCGCGCCCCACCTTTCTGGAGTTCTTCGCTGGCGGCGGCATGGCCCGCATCGGCCTGGGGAATGGCTGGACCTGCGCTTTCGCCAACGACTTCGATCCGGTGAAGGCCGCGACCTACCGCGCCAACTTCGGCGCCGACGAGGGGCATTTCCAGCAAGGTGACGTCTTCGCGCTCTCCGCCGAGACCTTGCCGACGGCGGATCTGGCTTGGGCCTCCAGCCCTTGCCAGGACTTCAGCCTCGCCGGCGCCCGGGCGGGCCTCGCCGGCGGCAAGTCCTCGGCCTTCTTCGGTTTCTGGACCTTGATGAAGGCGATGTCGGCCGAGGAGCGGGCGCCGCCCGTGATCGTCATCGAGAACGTCGTCGGACTTCTGACCTCGCATCACGGCGATGACTTCAACGCCCTGTGCGGCGCGCTGAGCCAGGAAGGCTATCGCTTTGGCGCGGTCGAGATCGACGCGTCGGCCTTCGTCCCCCAGTCGCGCCCTCGGGTTTTCGTGATCGCCACGCGCCTGCCGACGGCGGGGCTGGAGGGCGCGAGCGGCTTCCACAGCCGCGCCATCCGAGAAGCGGCCGCGCGGCTGCCCGAAGATCTGAAGGCGCACTGGATCTGGTGGGGCGTTCCTTCGCCTCCGGCGCGCAACACCGATCTTGCGGCCATGCTGGAGCCTGACACCGCCGTGACCTGGAATCCGCCGGAACGGACCGAGGCCTTGCTGGCTCTGATGGCCTTGTCGCATCGCCAGGCGGTCGAGGCGAGGATCCAGGCGGGCGGTCGTTCGGTGGGCGCGGTCTTTAGGCGGATGCGCGGCGGCCAGCAGCGCGCCGAGGTGCGGTTCGATGGCCTGGCCGGATGCCTGCGCACGCCGCGGGGCGGTTCGTCCCGGCAGACCTTGCTGGTGATCGACGAAGGCCGGGTCCGGTCGCGTCTCCTGACCCCGCGCGAAGGCGCTCGCCTGATGGGCTTGCCCGACAGCTACCAGCTCCCGGCGTCACAGACATCGGGCCTGCAGGTGGTCGGCGACGGGGTCGCGGTTCCGGCGGTGCGGTGGCTCGCCGAAACGCTTCTGGAGCCGCTCGTCTATAGCAAAACTGCAAGCCTTGCCGCCGAATGA
- a CDS encoding ATP-binding protein, translating to MERRRTAHALASRRANTSLRLIAAFAIALILDVFIHLRWVWLWAAIYASLQFVELWGWRWVRGRSERAQALWRRLTITVLPVLTSTVFGFLSLPLFASQARFAPTLGGMLLAGALLNVVVINGSQRAAIISASTPYVLYLLIVPLVARSANPGSPLANALWFGALLLIATVTIAAHTLHTALRAEAEAKDEAERRRHEAEEAVAAKSAFVAMISHELRTPISAIMAGATRLHSEVPEASSKVQAQLIADAGGLMRGLLNDLLDFSRLEAGRMSVEKAPFNLRQTIADTVRLWRPEATRKGLRLRVKGAAALPRWVAGDAMRLRQVLNNLLSNALKFTTRGEITVAPRAEIEGSVVLLSIEVIDTGPGIPEAALSRLFTPFEQLSEAIARHHGGSGLGLVISRELARLMGGDLSASSPSGGGARFTITARLEIAEAPADAPQSPLIADLRVLVVDDHLVNRRALELVLEPLGVRATLAESAEQALELLQSEVFDVVLMDVYMPGMDGRAATQRLRASGGPNQDVPVIAVTASANPKDWETCAAAGMNDHVSKPIDPFELYSALARVTSEGASGSRPPEAEARSSG from the coding sequence ATGGAGAGACGGCGGACCGCCCACGCGCTCGCTTCACGACGCGCGAACACCTCTCTGCGCCTGATCGCCGCCTTCGCGATCGCTCTGATCCTCGACGTCTTCATACATCTGCGTTGGGTATGGCTGTGGGCGGCGATCTACGCCTCCCTGCAGTTCGTGGAGCTCTGGGGCTGGAGGTGGGTCCGCGGGCGCTCGGAGCGGGCGCAGGCGCTGTGGCGACGTCTGACGATAACCGTCCTGCCCGTCCTGACCTCGACCGTCTTCGGCTTCCTCTCCTTGCCGCTGTTCGCGTCCCAGGCGCGTTTCGCTCCCACGTTGGGCGGCATGTTGCTGGCCGGGGCCCTGCTGAACGTGGTGGTGATCAACGGCAGCCAACGCGCGGCGATCATCTCGGCCTCGACCCCGTATGTCCTGTACCTCCTGATCGTTCCGCTTGTGGCCCGATCGGCCAATCCGGGGTCTCCCCTGGCCAACGCGCTCTGGTTCGGCGCCTTGCTGCTGATCGCGACCGTGACGATCGCGGCCCACACCCTGCATACCGCGCTGAGGGCCGAGGCCGAGGCCAAGGATGAGGCCGAACGGAGACGGCACGAAGCCGAGGAGGCCGTCGCCGCGAAGTCGGCCTTCGTGGCGATGATCAGTCACGAACTCCGCACACCGATCAGCGCCATCATGGCCGGCGCGACCCGCCTGCACAGTGAGGTTCCGGAGGCCAGTTCGAAAGTCCAGGCGCAGCTGATCGCCGACGCTGGCGGCCTGATGCGCGGCCTTCTGAACGACCTGCTGGACTTTTCGCGGCTGGAGGCCGGGCGGATGTCGGTCGAGAAGGCGCCCTTCAATCTGCGCCAGACGATCGCCGACACGGTGCGATTGTGGCGCCCCGAAGCGACCCGCAAAGGTCTGCGCCTGCGGGTCAAGGGCGCCGCTGCGCTGCCTCGCTGGGTCGCGGGCGACGCCATGCGTCTTCGGCAGGTCCTCAACAATCTGCTGTCGAACGCCCTGAAGTTCACCACGCGGGGCGAGATCACGGTCGCTCCGCGCGCCGAGATCGAAGGCTCCGTCGTCCTGCTGTCGATCGAGGTGATCGATACGGGTCCTGGCATACCCGAGGCCGCGCTTTCTCGGCTCTTTACGCCCTTCGAACAGCTCAGCGAAGCGATCGCCCGTCACCACGGAGGGTCTGGCCTTGGGCTCGTCATCAGCCGCGAGCTGGCGCGCCTGATGGGCGGCGATCTTTCCGCGAGCAGTCCGTCCGGCGGAGGCGCGCGCTTCACCATCACCGCCAGGCTTGAGATCGCCGAAGCGCCGGCGGATGCGCCGCAATCGCCGCTGATCGCGGACCTGCGGGTGCTGGTGGTGGACGACCATCTCGTCAATCGTCGCGCGCTTGAACTGGTGCTTGAGCCGCTTGGCGTCCGAGCGACGCTGGCGGAGTCCGCCGAACAGGCCCTGGAGCTGTTGCAGTCCGAGGTTTTCGACGTGGTTTTGATGGACGTCTACATGCCAGGCATGGACGGCCGCGCCGCCACTCAGCGCCTACGCGCAAGCGGCGGGCCGAACCAAGACGTGCCCGTGATCGCCGTCACCGCCTCGGCGAACCCCAAGGATTGGGAGACGTGCGCCGCCGCGGGGATGAACGATCACGTCTCCAAGCCGATCGATCCCTTCGAGCTCTATTCCGCCCTGGCCCGCGTGACGTCGGAAGGCGCTTCGGGATCGCGCCCGCCAGAAGCCGAGGCTCGATCCAGCGGTTAG